A region of the Nocardia nova SH22a genome:
GGCGGCCGCCCGATCCTCGGCGACATCGACGTCGAGGTCGTCGCCGGGCAGATCCTCGCCCTGGTCGGCCCCAACGGCGCGGGCAAGTCCACACTCCTGGCCGCCCTCTCGGGTGAACTCGAAACCAGTGGCGGCACAGTCGAACTCGACGGCAGGCCGCTGGCTCACTGGTCACCGGTGGACATGGCGCGCCGCCGTGCGGTCCTGCCGCAGAACCACACCGTCGGATTCCCGTTCACGGTCCGCGAGGTCGTCACCATGGGCCGTGCTCCGTGGGCGCGCACCGAGCGCGAGGACGACGATGCCGACGCCATCACCGCGGCCATGTCCGCCACCGACGTCACCCACCTCGCCGATCGCACGTTCCCGTCGCTGTCGGGCGGTGAACGGGCCCGTGCCGCGCTGGCCCGCGTGCTGGCCCAGGACACCGGCACCCTCCTGCTCGACGAGCCCACCGCCGCACTCGATCTCGGCCACCAGGAA
Encoded here:
- a CDS encoding heme ABC transporter ATP-binding protein, with product MIRTLRPAHGLPQPVPAGGATLRAHGVSVARGGRPILGDIDVEVVAGQILALVGPNGAGKSTLLAALSGELETSGGTVELDGRPLAHWSPVDMARRRAVLPQNHTVGFPFTVREVVTMGRAPWARTEREDDDADAITAAMSATDVTHLADRTFPSLSGGERARAALARVLAQDTGTLLLDEPTAALDLGHQEQVLGLAAERARAGIAVVVVLHDLGLAAAYADRVAVLDRGRIAETGTPREVLTTDILTRVYRHPVEVIDHPVTGAQLVLPVRR